CGTATCCGGAATCACGGTCACCAAAAAGCAATTGATCCAGACAAGTCCCCATGTCACAGGCATATGAATCACATAATTACTGATCACATAAAAATACAGCATGCCGCACAGATAGTAGGCCAGCATGCCCAGCAGCGCCGCGATCAAAAAGGAAAGAAACCGCTGTTTTTTAGCCAGCATGCCAGTAAGAAAGGCCGTAAGAGCAAAGCCAATTAGAAATCCAAAGGTCGGCCGCAGCAGATAAGCAGGGCCGCCGCCAGCGGCAAATACCGGCATGCCCAGCAGTCCCAAGAGCAGATATATAAGAACGCTGCCAGATCCCAGCTTTGGGCCCAGCAAAAACCCGGCCAGCAGCGCAAATAAAAGCTGGAGTGTAAAATGCATGGGAAAGGGCTGAAGGGGAAGTGAGATTTTAATGAAAGCGCCGGCCGTCAGCAGAGCGGCAAAGAGACCGCACAGAGCGAGGCTACGGATATTATGCCTTTGCTTCATGCAGCTCTCCCTTCTGCCAATAGGTCAAAAAATGCTGCGCAGCTAAGGAAAGAGGCGCATTTTTGAGATGGACGGCGGCCATACAGGTGACCAGATCAGAGCATGCAATGGGCTGTGCGATTAAAGAAGCAGCAAATAAAGCGCTGATAGAGCGCGGCACAAGCGCGACGCCAAGGCCGGCAGAAGCCCACATGAGCGCGGTGCGCGCATCATCGCTTTTGCAAAGACAGGTATGAGAAAGTCCCTCACCGCGGAAGGCCAGATAGATCATCTGTTCAAAGCGCCGGTAATACAGCAGCGGCAAAGAGGAAAGCTCCGTCAGAGAGATCGAGGGCGCATCTGGATGAGGCAGTAAGGAGGGTCTGGCAACGGCCACTAAGGATTCAGCCTCTTTAGAAAAGCAGGTGAGCCCTTTGGTATTAAAGGGCGTACGCACAACGGCAACTTCGATTTGCCCCGTTTTGAGCTTTTCCAAGAGCTCATACGTGTTTCCCTCTGAAATTTCAAACTGAAGATCAGGAAAATCATGGCAAAAATCAAACAGGCAGCTCTGCAGCAGGGCGCTGCCGCAGGACGAGATCGTGCCCAGACGCAGGATGGCTGGTGCGCCGGATTCAAAACGCCGCAGATCCTCCGCAGTGCTTGCCATCATGGAGGTGATGTTTTTAGCGCGCTGATATAAGAAGTAGCCGGCATCTGTGAGCAGCGTGCGCCTTGCGCCGCGCTCGATGAGCTGAAGCCCCAATTCATTTTCTAATTCGGCGAGCTGCTTGCTGAGAGAAGGCTGGGACATACCCAGTCTTTTCGCGGCAGCGGAAATATTGTCGGCTTCTGCAATCTGTGTAAAATAATATAGCTGTCTATCGTTCATGGTTTTCTCCTAATTAAAAAGTGAGGGCTTTGAGCGTGCGGCGCAAAAAGAAGAAGCAGAGAAGGAAAGAGGCGACTTCGGAAATGGGGAAGGCGAGCCAGACCAGATCGAGGACGCCGGAGAGCGAGAGCAGCAGCGCAACGGGCAGGAGCACAAGGAGCTGGCGGGCGATGGATACAATCAGGCTGTAAATGCTGCGGCCGAGGGCCTGAAATACAGTGGAGGCAATGATGTCAAAGCCGGCGAGCAGAAAATGCGGCGCAATGATGCGCAGGGCGGCGCGGCCCATATCCAGCATCGTATCGGAGGCGTTGAAAAGCCGGAGCAGGGCATCCGGAAAGCCTTCAAATAGGATAAAACCAAAAAGCATCAGCAGCGTAGCATAGAGGATGCTGTAGCGGATGGTCTGATGGATGCGGTCCTTTTTTTGCGCGCCGAAGTTATAGGAGATGATGGGCACCATACCGTTGTTGAGGCCGAAAACCGGCATGAAGATAAAGCTCTGCAGCTTGAAATATACGCCGAATACGGCAGTGGCGGTGGTGGAAAATACAATGAGAATTTTATTCATGCAAAAGGTCATCACCGAGCCGATCGAGGACATTAAGATGGAAGGAATGCCAATGGCGTAGATCTCGCGGATGAGCCTGCGCGTGGGTCTGTATTTTTTGAAATGCACCTGGATCTCCAGATTGACGCGGTGATTTAAGTAAAAGCCCAAGGCAGCTGCGATGATCTGGCCGGTGATGGTGGCCAGAGCGGCGCCGGCTACGCCCATGGCCGGCAGTCCTAAGTAGCCGAAGATGAAGATAGGATCGAGAATGATGTTGATGATGGCGCCGAGCCCCTGCGTAATCATGGTATAGAAGGTGCGGCCGGTGGCCTGCAGCAGGCGTTCGCCGATGATTTGGCCGAAAAGTCCAAAGGACAGGCTGGTGACGATGGTCATATAGGTGGTGCCATATTCGATGATCTGCGCATCAGAGGTCTGTACGCGGAAGAAAAATTCAGAGAGTGTGAGGCCCAGCACGGCGAATACCAGAAAACTGGCCAGAGCCAGCAGGATGCCGGTGACGGCCGTGCGATTGGCGCGCTCCTGGTCCTTAGCGCCGAGGCTGCGGGACAGGATGGCATTTACGCCGACGCCGGTACCGGTCGACACGGCAATCATCAGATTTTGCACCGGAAAAGCAAGTGATACAGCGGTGAGAGCGTTTTCATTGATCTGCGCGACAAAAATACTGTCGACGATGTTATAGAGTGCCTGTACCATCATGGAGATCATGATCGGTAGCGACATAGTAATTAAAAGGCGGTTAATCGGCATAACGCCCATTTTGTTTTCTTTTGGAGAAACGACTTGCATAGAAATCCTCACTTTCAGTTCATCGCATCAATAACATAAAAAGAGCCTGTGATATCAGCACAGGTTCCTACTAGAGCTATATACTAGTATAGAAAATTTTGCCGAAAAAGTCAAGATGATTGTCAAAAAGAGGCGGGCGTGATACAATCCTAATATAGAACAACAAGAAGGAGGCGCCTCGGTGTCAAAGCGCTTTGGAATGGAGGATACTATGAAAAATGTAACACAGATCATTCAATATGAGGGTGACAACAGCACATTTATATGGAAGCACCCTACAGAGGATTTTAACAGCCTGACCCAGCTCATTGTGCATGAGAGTCAGGAAGCCATTTTCTTTATGAACGGGCAGGCATTGGATCTTTTTACGGCCGGGCGCTACACGCTGGAAACGCAGAACATTCCCCAGATCGGAAAGCTGCTGAACCGGACGACCGGCGATCAGACGCCCTTTCACTGCGAGGTGTATTTTATCAACAAAACCGAGCAGATGGCAATCAAATGGGGAACCGACAGCAAGGTGCAGTATATCGAGCCCACCTATGGATTCCCAATTTCAATTGGCGCCTCTGGAGAGATGAGCCTGCGGGCGGCCGACAGCCGCAAGCTGCTCCTGAAGCTGGTGGGGACGGAGAGTACACTGGGACGGGAGAAGCTAGTTGGATTTTTTAAGGCGTTTCTGATGACAAGGGTAAAAAGCTATATTGCGCAGGTCATGAAGGCAAACGCGATCAACATATTTGAGATTGACGAACAGCTGCTCACTTTTTCAGAGGCGATCAAAAGCTTGCTGATAGAAGATTTTGCCGGTTATGGAGTGGCATTAGAGCAATTTTTTGTCACCAATATTGTAAAGCCCGACGGGGAGCGGCAGTATGAAAAATTTAAAGAGCTGCATTTCCGTCAGTATGCCGATATTGCAGAGGCAAAGCTGCATCAGCAGACGGATTTGATTCAGGCACAGACACAGGCGCAAAAAACGGTGATTGCTTCGCAGGCTATGGCGACCAAACGCGCACAGGAGGGATATACCTATCAGC
This genomic interval from Lachnospiraceae bacterium contains the following:
- a CDS encoding biotin transporter BioY; translated protein: MKQRHNIRSLALCGLFAALLTAGAFIKISLPLQPFPMHFTLQLLFALLAGFLLGPKLGSGSVLIYLLLGLLGMPVFAAGGGPAYLLRPTFGFLIGFALTAFLTGMLAKKQRFLSFLIAALLGMLAYYLCGMLYFYVISNYVIHMPVTWGLVWINCFLVTVIPDTVLCVIAALLALRLRPVTERLS
- a CDS encoding LysR family transcriptional regulator codes for the protein MNDRQLYYFTQIAEADNISAAAKRLGMSQPSLSKQLAELENELGLQLIERGARRTLLTDAGYFLYQRAKNITSMMASTAEDLRRFESGAPAILRLGTISSCGSALLQSCLFDFCHDFPDLQFEISEGNTYELLEKLKTGQIEVAVVRTPFNTKGLTCFSKEAESLVAVARPSLLPHPDAPSISLTELSSLPLLYYRRFEQMIYLAFRGEGLSHTCLCKSDDARTALMWASAGLGVALVPRSISALFAASLIAQPIACSDLVTCMAAVHLKNAPLSLAAQHFLTYWQKGELHEAKA
- a CDS encoding MATE family efflux transporter is translated as MQVVSPKENKMGVMPINRLLITMSLPIMISMMVQALYNIVDSIFVAQINENALTAVSLAFPVQNLMIAVSTGTGVGVNAILSRSLGAKDQERANRTAVTGILLALASFLVFAVLGLTLSEFFFRVQTSDAQIIEYGTTYMTIVTSLSFGLFGQIIGERLLQATGRTFYTMITQGLGAIINIILDPIFIFGYLGLPAMGVAGAALATITGQIIAAALGFYLNHRVNLEIQVHFKKYRPTRRLIREIYAIGIPSILMSSIGSVMTFCMNKILIVFSTTATAVFGVYFKLQSFIFMPVFGLNNGMVPIISYNFGAQKKDRIHQTIRYSILYATLLMLFGFILFEGFPDALLRLFNASDTMLDMGRAALRIIAPHFLLAGFDIIASTVFQALGRSIYSLIVSIARQLLVLLPVALLLSLSGVLDLVWLAFPISEVASFLLCFFFLRRTLKALTF
- a CDS encoding zinc-ribbon domain-containing protein → MKNVTQIIQYEGDNSTFIWKHPTEDFNSLTQLIVHESQEAIFFMNGQALDLFTAGRYTLETQNIPQIGKLLNRTTGDQTPFHCEVYFINKTEQMAIKWGTDSKVQYIEPTYGFPISIGASGEMSLRAADSRKLLLKLVGTESTLGREKLVGFFKAFLMTRVKSYIAQVMKANAINIFEIDEQLLTFSEAIKSLLIEDFAGYGVALEQFFVTNIVKPDGERQYEKFKELHFRQYADIAEAKLHQQTDLIQAQTQAQKTVIASQAMATKRAQEGYTYQQERGYDVAEKVAQNEAVGEFTNMGVGLGTMAGVGGAVGGMVGGMMKESLGAAQKPVAAQGFCESCGAKLAEGAAFCEECGAAVAPLGVCKNCGYSFERAGKFCPQCGTKREG